A window from Opitutia bacterium ISCC 52 encodes these proteins:
- a CDS encoding GxxExxY protein: MGLDSKREQKVEVLFRNHPIGHYFADIVVSDEIVIELKATKELHPNNSTQLINYLKAGRFKQGLLINFGSPKLEIKRLYSD, translated from the coding sequence ATGGGTCTCGATAGCAAAAGAGAACAAAAAGTTGAAGTGCTGTTTAGAAACCACCCAATTGGTCACTACTTCGCCGACATTGTCGTTTCTGACGAAATAGTTATCGAACTCAAGGCGACTAAAGAATTGCATCCAAATAATTCCACTCAACTCATCAACTATCTAAAGGCTGGACGATTCAAACAAGGACTTCTAATAAACTTCGGATCTCCTAAGCTAGAGATCAAACGTCTCTATTCAGACTAA
- a CDS encoding DUF1592 domain-containing protein — translation MLSACATYAHAASSSLDEAKINGALRSSYRNKTIPVASSNVPEANLEAFHRKIEPLLSDNCYQCHGPDKQKGDFRIDTLNPDLINSGDELWWLDVMDVITNGEMPPEDADFEMGDEDRGTIVNWLTKEVQVASQVRRSEEGHSSFRRMTRYEYNYALQDLLGLPYDFAKNLPPETASEDGFQNSSEMLQMSVKQFEQYRQLGRSALEKATVRGVRPDMVFYSIHIGEAMEKLRKRIVTDIDDRIRKEQLAPEKREEEIEKQTQRYAKNTNQAHYLDLNTGEGYRAAYRYHGAKQSHAPVAEVPDVPPPSSQVAIVPAQQEIKFDLGDWLPDTGDLRVRVRASRTTTEEESYPSLRLFFGFQASNNSEGIRRIGVKDTAIMAAPGNPQIYEWTIPLGETPRNLFRGIQKMGQIPNPTEFLEFQNIHQDDSKQSTSGIQIDYVEVTAPVYPQWPPESHSRIFVDSRNKGNESKYAREVLASFMPRAWRRSVTRSEIDQKLKLFKEVRPVCDDFQEAMIEVLAGVISSPQFLYLVQSEPAKGKQGETSLSDYEIATRLSMFLWSSVPDKELLTLAKKGKLSDPRVLTRQTERLLSDPRAKRFSKHFVRQWLGMQLLDYLDVDEDLYGDFDDYLKEAMQNESIALFQEVMRENRSVMDFIHADYAMVNERLAQHYEIPGVYGTAFQKVALQPEDVRGGLLTQAGLLAMNSDGKDSHPLKRGIWLLESLLNDPPSPPPAAVPEIDLSDPEILKMTLKERMEDHRNDPACFSCHAKIDPWGIAFENFDATGSWRETIGEKPVDASSKLFNKQELNGIDGLKRFLLENRQDQFARAMAHKLTTYALGRPLSFSDRASIEEITAKLRNKGDGLADLISLIVTTDLFLTK, via the coding sequence TTGCTGAGCGCCTGTGCCACATACGCTCATGCTGCTTCCTCGTCATTAGATGAAGCTAAGATCAACGGTGCACTCCGATCGAGTTATCGAAACAAGACTATTCCAGTCGCATCTAGCAACGTGCCTGAAGCCAACCTGGAGGCCTTTCACAGAAAAATTGAGCCATTACTTAGTGATAACTGCTACCAATGCCATGGTCCCGATAAACAAAAAGGAGATTTTCGAATAGACACACTGAACCCGGACCTGATCAACAGTGGCGACGAACTGTGGTGGTTGGATGTTATGGATGTCATAACCAATGGCGAAATGCCTCCGGAAGATGCGGACTTTGAAATGGGCGATGAAGACCGTGGAACGATCGTCAACTGGCTGACTAAGGAGGTTCAAGTAGCTTCGCAGGTTCGTCGTAGCGAAGAAGGCCATTCCTCCTTCCGGCGCATGACGCGCTACGAATATAACTATGCGTTGCAGGACCTACTGGGACTCCCCTACGACTTCGCCAAGAATCTACCTCCGGAAACGGCTTCGGAGGATGGGTTTCAGAACAGCTCAGAAATGCTGCAAATGTCGGTAAAGCAATTTGAGCAATACAGACAGCTGGGAAGAAGCGCGTTGGAAAAAGCAACGGTTCGTGGGGTGCGTCCGGACATGGTATTTTATTCCATTCACATTGGTGAAGCCATGGAGAAGTTACGGAAGCGGATCGTTACGGATATTGATGATCGAATCAGAAAAGAACAACTCGCCCCGGAAAAGCGTGAAGAAGAAATTGAAAAGCAAACTCAACGGTACGCAAAAAACACAAATCAGGCTCACTATCTGGATCTGAATACCGGCGAGGGTTATAGAGCGGCCTACCGCTATCATGGAGCAAAACAATCACATGCACCTGTAGCGGAAGTTCCAGATGTGCCTCCTCCGTCCTCGCAAGTAGCCATCGTTCCTGCTCAACAGGAAATCAAATTTGATCTGGGAGACTGGCTCCCAGACACCGGTGATCTTCGCGTCCGCGTTCGCGCCTCACGTACTACTACCGAGGAAGAGAGTTACCCTAGCCTGCGACTTTTCTTTGGATTCCAGGCCAGCAACAATTCAGAAGGTATTCGACGTATTGGCGTTAAGGATACGGCAATCATGGCTGCACCAGGCAATCCACAGATTTATGAATGGACTATTCCTTTAGGCGAGACACCTAGGAATCTATTTCGCGGAATCCAGAAGATGGGACAGATCCCTAATCCAACCGAGTTTCTGGAATTTCAGAACATTCACCAAGATGACTCCAAACAATCAACATCAGGCATTCAAATCGACTATGTAGAAGTTACGGCCCCGGTATACCCACAATGGCCACCTGAGTCACACAGTCGGATTTTTGTAGACAGCAGAAACAAAGGCAATGAGAGCAAGTACGCCAGAGAAGTTTTGGCATCCTTTATGCCACGTGCATGGAGGCGCTCTGTCACGAGGTCGGAAATCGATCAAAAGCTCAAACTCTTCAAAGAAGTACGTCCCGTCTGTGATGATTTCCAGGAAGCGATGATCGAGGTGCTAGCCGGCGTCATCTCCTCCCCTCAATTTCTCTACCTGGTCCAATCAGAACCGGCCAAAGGCAAGCAAGGCGAAACAAGCTTAAGCGATTATGAGATAGCGACACGTCTTTCGATGTTCCTCTGGTCGAGTGTGCCAGACAAAGAGCTCCTCACTCTTGCAAAGAAGGGAAAGCTCAGCGATCCCCGGGTCCTTACTCGTCAAACGGAACGCCTATTAAGCGATCCTAGAGCCAAGCGATTTTCCAAACACTTCGTTCGTCAATGGTTGGGCATGCAATTGCTCGATTACCTGGATGTGGACGAAGACCTGTATGGTGACTTTGATGACTATTTAAAAGAGGCCATGCAAAACGAGTCTATCGCCCTGTTCCAAGAAGTAATGCGCGAGAATCGTAGCGTGATGGATTTCATTCATGCTGATTATGCCATGGTCAATGAACGACTGGCTCAGCACTATGAAATCCCTGGAGTCTATGGAACTGCCTTCCAAAAAGTTGCCCTCCAGCCAGAGGATGTTAGAGGTGGCCTACTGACGCAGGCGGGGCTACTTGCGATGAATTCCGATGGCAAAGATTCTCATCCACTCAAACGAGGAATCTGGTTACTCGAAAGCCTGCTCAACGATCCACCATCGCCGCCGCCGGCAGCTGTACCCGAAATTGACCTAAGTGATCCTGAGATACTCAAAATGACACTCAAGGAACGCATGGAAGATCATAGAAACGACCCAGCCTGCTTCTCTTGTCATGCCAAGATCGATCCCTGGGGGATAGCTTTTGAGAATTTTGATGCCACCGGTAGCTGGCGCGAAACGATTGGAGAAAAACCGGTCGACGCATCCAGTAAGCTTTTCAACAAGCAGGAGCTAAATGGTATCGACGGCCTAAAACGCTTCCTGCTTGAGAATCGACAGGATCAATTTGCCCGCGCCATGGCTCATAAGCTAACCACCTACGCCCTAGGTCGTCCGCTCAGCTTTTCCGACCGCGCCAGTATCGAAGAAATCACCGCCAAACTCCGCAATAAAGGAGATGGACTTGCAGACCTCATTTCACTTATCGTCACTACCGATCTTTTCCTCACCAAGTAA